The Bryobacteraceae bacterium genome includes a window with the following:
- the nuoA1 gene encoding NADH-quinone oxidoreductase subunit A 1 — MPEGYAPIFIFLVCALLFPLVLLGIFRYLRPSLPVPAKLEAYECGIRAASNARGRYTVRFYIVAILFVVFDVETIFLFPWAVRFKQLGWFGVAEVAVFLAILIVGYVWAYRKGALEWV; from the coding sequence ATGCCGGAAGGATACGCGCCCATCTTCATCTTCCTGGTTTGCGCCCTTCTTTTCCCCCTCGTTCTGCTCGGCATCTTCCGTTATCTGCGTCCTTCGCTGCCTGTCCCGGCGAAGCTGGAAGCATACGAGTGCGGCATCCGCGCCGCCTCCAACGCCCGCGGCCGTTACACCGTCCGCTTCTACATCGTCGCCATCCTATTCGTCGTCTTCGACGTGGAAACCATTTTCCTCTTCCCGTGGGCGGTGCGCTTTAAACAGCTCGGCTGGTTCGGCGTGGCGGAAGTCGCCGTCTTTCTCGCCATCCTGATCGTCGGCTACGTCTGGGCTTACAGGAAGGGCGCCCTCGAGTGGGTCTGA